A genomic window from Halomonas sp. LR3S48 includes:
- the wecC gene encoding UDP-N-acetyl-D-mannosamine dehydrogenase, giving the protein MNFNTISVIGLGYIGLPTAAVIASRRKKVVGVDINQHAVDTINRGEIHIVEPELDIVVRAAVKEGYLRATTTPEPADAFLIAVPTPFKAENGNDHVPDLTYIQAASKTIAPVLKRGDLVILESTSPVGATEQMAAWLAEARPDLSFPQTHGEESDIRVAHCPERVLPGHVVRELVENDRVIGGMTARCSQAATSLYRIFVEGECITTTARTAEMAKLTENSFRDVNIAFANELSIICDKLDINVWELIRLANRHPRVNILQPGPGVGGHCIAVDPWFIVSETPEEARLIRTAREVNDGKPQWVIDKVNEAVGKFLSDNPDKTAKDVTIACFGLAFKPDIDDLRESPALFVVNKLASRHPGELLVVEPNIRQLPFELMSAKLVAQDAAIESTDILVMLVDHKAFFKVDLAFYSKKYIVDTRGVWTA; this is encoded by the coding sequence ATGAACTTCAATACCATCTCCGTTATTGGCCTGGGCTACATTGGCCTGCCGACTGCCGCCGTCATCGCTTCGCGCCGCAAGAAGGTGGTAGGCGTAGATATCAATCAGCACGCCGTGGATACCATCAACCGCGGTGAGATCCATATCGTCGAGCCCGAACTGGATATCGTGGTGCGTGCAGCGGTGAAGGAAGGCTACCTTCGCGCTACGACCACGCCGGAACCGGCGGATGCTTTCCTCATTGCTGTGCCCACTCCTTTCAAAGCCGAGAATGGCAACGATCACGTGCCGGACCTGACCTACATCCAGGCGGCCAGCAAGACGATCGCCCCCGTGTTGAAGCGAGGCGACCTGGTAATACTGGAATCCACCTCGCCGGTAGGCGCTACCGAGCAGATGGCGGCCTGGCTGGCTGAAGCCCGGCCGGACCTCAGCTTCCCGCAGACCCATGGGGAAGAGTCCGACATTCGCGTGGCCCACTGCCCGGAACGCGTACTGCCGGGCCATGTGGTGCGTGAGCTGGTAGAGAACGACCGTGTTATCGGCGGCATGACGGCCAGGTGCTCCCAAGCGGCGACCTCCCTCTACCGAATTTTCGTGGAAGGGGAGTGTATTACCACCACGGCTCGCACGGCTGAAATGGCCAAGCTCACCGAGAACAGCTTCCGTGATGTAAATATTGCCTTTGCCAATGAGCTTTCCATCATCTGCGACAAGCTGGATATCAATGTGTGGGAGCTGATTCGCCTGGCCAACCGACATCCGCGAGTGAATATTCTGCAGCCAGGGCCGGGTGTAGGTGGCCACTGCATCGCCGTGGACCCATGGTTCATCGTCAGCGAAACGCCGGAAGAGGCAAGGCTGATACGCACCGCACGCGAGGTGAACGATGGCAAGCCGCAGTGGGTAATCGACAAAGTCAACGAGGCCGTAGGCAAGTTCCTGAGCGACAACCCCGACAAGACGGCCAAAGATGTCACCATCGCCTGCTTTGGTTTGGCTTTCAAGCCGGATATTGATGATCTGCGTGAAAGTCCAGCCTTGTTTGTTGTAAATAAATTGGCCTCCCGCCATCCAGGCGAGTTGCTAGTGGTTGAACCAAATATAAGGCAACTTCCATTTGAGCTAATGAGTGCAAAGTTGGTTGCTCAAGACGCGGCGATTGAAAGCACTGATATTCTTGTCATGCTTGTAGACCATAAAGCTTTTTTTAAAGTTGATTTGGCATTTTATTCCAAAAAGTACATTGTTGATACGCGAGGGGTTTGGACGGCTTAA
- the wecB gene encoding non-hydrolyzing UDP-N-acetylglucosamine 2-epimerase, whose translation MKTLCVFGTRPEAIKMAPLALSLAADERFDAKVCVTGQHREMLDQVLELFELTPDHDLNIMKPGQDLTDVTTAILQGMKGVLAEEKPDIVLVHGDTSTTLSTTLAAYYQQIPVGHVEAGLRTGNIYSPWPEEANRKLTGALAELHFAPTDRSRQNLLEEGVAPTKVHVTGNTVIDALLDVVNKLENHSTFQQQFAEQFDFLEAERKLILVTGHRRESFGGGFERICQALHDVAARHPDTQIVYPVHLNPNVREPVNRLLSDIDNVHLIEPLDYLPFVFLMNRAYLILTDSGGVQEEAPSLGKPVLVMRDTTERPEAVDAGTVRLVGTDVERIVREMHTLLTDTAAYETMSYAHNPYGDGKACRRIRDALATHLE comes from the coding sequence ATCAAGACTCTTTGTGTGTTCGGCACGCGCCCTGAAGCCATCAAGATGGCACCCCTCGCACTCTCTCTTGCCGCCGACGAGCGCTTCGACGCCAAAGTATGCGTGACCGGACAGCACCGCGAGATGCTGGACCAGGTCCTCGAGCTATTCGAGCTAACGCCGGATCACGACTTGAACATCATGAAGCCCGGCCAGGATCTCACCGACGTGACCACGGCGATCTTGCAGGGCATGAAAGGCGTACTAGCAGAAGAGAAGCCCGATATCGTACTGGTGCATGGCGATACCTCGACCACGCTTTCCACAACGCTGGCGGCTTATTATCAGCAGATACCGGTAGGGCACGTGGAAGCGGGTCTTCGCACCGGCAATATCTACTCGCCGTGGCCGGAAGAGGCCAACCGCAAGCTGACCGGGGCGCTGGCGGAACTGCACTTTGCTCCTACCGATCGCTCGCGGCAGAACCTGCTCGAGGAAGGTGTGGCTCCCACTAAAGTACACGTGACCGGCAATACCGTGATCGACGCGTTGCTCGACGTGGTCAACAAGCTCGAGAACCACTCTACTTTCCAGCAGCAATTTGCCGAGCAGTTCGATTTCCTGGAAGCAGAGCGCAAGCTGATCTTGGTAACCGGCCACCGCCGCGAGAGCTTCGGTGGTGGCTTCGAGCGCATCTGCCAAGCGCTGCATGACGTGGCGGCGCGCCATCCTGATACACAGATTGTCTACCCGGTGCACCTCAACCCTAACGTGCGAGAGCCGGTCAATCGCCTGCTCTCCGATATCGACAACGTGCACCTGATCGAGCCGCTGGACTACCTGCCATTCGTCTTCTTGATGAACCGCGCCTATCTGATCCTGACCGACTCGGGCGGCGTGCAGGAAGAGGCCCCGTCACTCGGCAAGCCGGTACTGGTGATGCGAGATACCACGGAGCGGCCGGAAGCAGTGGATGCTGGCACCGTCAGGCTGGTGGGCACCGATGTGGAGCGCATCGTTAGAGAGATGCATACCCTGCTGACCGATACCGCTGCCTACGAGACGATGAGCTACGCCCACAACCCCTATGGGGATGGCAAGGCGTGTCGACGCATCCGTGATGCCTTAGCAACGCATCTAGAATAA
- a CDS encoding sulfotransferase — MKRLLEKIRRPTPIFFLGIGAQKSGSSWLHWQLYNHPEIWVPPLKEIRYFDNIDNENNAKQWLRERYKRNAKKLQRAIKEKDSRAPYLEELTDWLKYAITQAEKYEGREFYDKVITPVDSKLYRAKGEVTPSYSAMSVEKVEKLYNYYPDAKLIFIMRDPVQRAWSMARHIAIRNRQDYSLLKSEDFLRKFIRDKHYYNCGRYDRTIENYEKFFPNNQINYSFFEEIFQGDNCWDYLEEICEFLNISYNSSYFPEAHNPVLATEKVNMPKEAELVLLEAFQDVYDYIKKRFGRLPEAWMEHSN; from the coding sequence ATGAAGCGATTACTAGAAAAGATTAGGCGCCCCACACCAATTTTTTTTCTTGGAATAGGAGCTCAAAAATCAGGTTCTTCTTGGTTACACTGGCAACTCTATAACCATCCAGAGATTTGGGTTCCGCCACTTAAAGAAATTCGCTATTTTGATAATATTGATAATGAGAACAATGCTAAACAATGGCTGCGTGAAAGATATAAAAGGAATGCAAAGAAGCTACAGAGAGCTATTAAGGAAAAAGATTCACGCGCTCCCTATCTTGAAGAACTAACTGACTGGCTTAAATATGCTATTACACAAGCTGAAAAATATGAAGGGAGGGAGTTTTATGATAAAGTAATTACCCCAGTAGATAGCAAGCTCTACCGTGCTAAGGGTGAAGTTACTCCAAGCTACTCAGCGATGTCTGTTGAAAAAGTTGAAAAGCTTTATAACTACTATCCAGACGCTAAATTAATATTTATCATGAGAGATCCTGTGCAGCGGGCATGGTCTATGGCAAGACATATAGCAATACGCAACAGGCAGGATTACTCGTTACTTAAGTCAGAAGATTTTTTAAGGAAATTTATACGCGATAAACATTATTATAATTGTGGACGGTATGATAGAACCATTGAAAACTATGAAAAATTTTTTCCAAACAATCAGATCAATTACTCTTTTTTTGAAGAAATATTTCAAGGCGATAATTGCTGGGATTACCTAGAAGAGATTTGCGAATTTCTTAATATAAGCTATAATTCCAGTTATTTTCCTGAGGCACATAATCCTGTTTTAGCTACTGAAAAAGTGAACATGCCAAAGGAGGCCGAACTTGTTTTGTTGGAAGCTTTTCAGGATGTTTATGATTATATTAAAAAAAGGTTCGGTAGACTGCCTGAAGCTTGGATGGAGCACTCAAATTGA
- a CDS encoding sulfotransferase family protein gives MDDLVKIKPWEDVELNTHISLGKSYIYFQVSKTASSTIKYYLQQAELERAPWKKVLNVNDKQVSPHLSPYQLSEEIFNSTINSHKVKKVTFVRNPYSRLLSCYLHRIVGQKNSRSAKWLARYMKRSDISNLSFEEFITVICSQNSFDMESHWRVQYDEALCSYFNFNFIGKQETLKKDVKLMLDLLYEEHERPKAFEDINESPMSTGATNKLREYYTDALMSKVVDRYKNDFHFFGYEEELPSG, from the coding sequence ATGGATGATTTGGTAAAAATAAAACCTTGGGAAGATGTAGAGCTTAATACACACATTTCCCTCGGCAAAAGCTATATTTATTTTCAAGTTAGCAAGACGGCAAGCAGCACGATTAAATATTACTTGCAACAAGCAGAGTTGGAGCGTGCGCCTTGGAAGAAAGTTTTAAACGTTAACGATAAGCAAGTTTCCCCACACTTATCTCCTTATCAGCTTAGTGAGGAAATTTTCAATAGCACAATAAATTCACATAAAGTAAAAAAAGTCACTTTTGTGCGAAATCCATATTCAAGACTGCTATCATGCTACTTGCATCGAATTGTCGGGCAAAAAAATTCGAGATCAGCTAAATGGCTGGCCAGATACATGAAGAGATCTGATATCTCAAATTTAAGTTTTGAAGAGTTTATAACTGTCATTTGCTCGCAAAATAGTTTTGATATGGAGAGTCACTGGCGAGTTCAGTACGATGAGGCCTTGTGTTCTTACTTCAATTTCAACTTTATTGGTAAGCAGGAGACGCTAAAAAAAGACGTAAAATTAATGCTGGATCTTTTATACGAGGAGCATGAGAGACCGAAAGCATTTGAAGATATTAACGAATCACCTATGAGCACAGGAGCAACAAATAAGTTAAGAGAATATTACACAGATGCGTTAATGTCTAAAGTGGTGGATCGATATAAGAATGACTTTCATTTTTTTGGCTATGAGGAAGAACTGCCTTCTGGGTGA
- a CDS encoding polysaccharide deacetylase family protein, whose translation MKFVIKIDDYVYGEKETIWCELFSMLEDKDIYASIGVIGHLSLVNFKVNQDLKMKSLPRKVEIWNHGYEHERGEFLGQDLSRQLTQIAKCHNAIKEIFGYEPLAFGAPFNDYDENTVNACCELGYKYFFGAEYTKSVNAIKLDNLLTFETSKFYEEDEFYVNPVMSRFKKRYATAVQNGNPCVIQIHPRRWNLSGIKTFSMILDYIINDGGDFVSLSKAQSNK comes from the coding sequence TTGAAATTCGTTATTAAAATTGATGACTATGTTTATGGCGAAAAGGAAACAATCTGGTGCGAATTGTTTTCAATGCTTGAAGATAAAGACATTTATGCTTCCATTGGAGTAATAGGCCATCTAAGTCTAGTTAACTTTAAAGTTAACCAAGATTTGAAAATGAAGTCGCTTCCAAGGAAAGTAGAAATTTGGAATCATGGATATGAGCATGAACGTGGTGAGTTTTTAGGCCAGGATCTAAGCAGGCAGTTGACCCAGATTGCTAAGTGTCATAATGCAATAAAAGAGATATTCGGATATGAGCCACTTGCGTTTGGCGCGCCATTTAATGATTATGATGAGAATACGGTAAACGCCTGCTGTGAGTTAGGGTATAAATATTTTTTCGGGGCGGAATATACAAAGAGTGTTAATGCTATAAAGCTCGATAATTTGCTAACCTTTGAAACCAGTAAATTTTACGAAGAGGATGAATTTTATGTGAATCCAGTAATGAGTAGATTTAAAAAAAGGTATGCAACTGCGGTACAGAACGGAAATCCTTGTGTAATACAGATTCATCCAAGAAGATGGAATCTCTCGGGGATAAAAACATTTTCAATGATCTTAGATTATATAATAAATGATGGTGGTGATTTTGTAAGTTTAAGCAAAGCTCAGAGCAATAAATAA
- a CDS encoding class I SAM-dependent methyltransferase, with amino-acid sequence MLKNPIDFWDERHKHVDEWASGGDRALTIRRNKAFYLHRLGLILGLLDSYAGSEQVDILDAGCGKGWLTDQLVNLGHNVIGIDSSETAVRVCKEHRKGEFFVSTLRDFSFDSLFDVVLCMDVLFHILDDEEWEKSLLNLASLVTANGILIVADDPQEHRYILGDYIVHRSMNEYLAPLHRVGFKLIEKIPYRFAGNPNEFLLFQRV; translated from the coding sequence ATGCTAAAAAATCCAATTGACTTCTGGGATGAGCGACATAAACATGTCGACGAATGGGCTTCAGGTGGGGATCGTGCATTAACGATTCGTCGCAATAAGGCTTTTTATTTACATAGATTGGGTCTTATCCTTGGTTTGCTAGATAGTTATGCAGGCAGTGAACAGGTTGATATATTAGATGCCGGATGTGGAAAGGGGTGGCTAACGGATCAACTCGTTAACCTTGGTCACAATGTGATCGGTATAGATAGTTCGGAAACAGCAGTTCGCGTCTGTAAGGAACATCGGAAGGGCGAATTCTTTGTTAGCACTTTAAGAGATTTTTCTTTCGATTCACTTTTTGATGTTGTTCTATGCATGGATGTTTTGTTTCATATTCTAGATGATGAAGAATGGGAAAAGTCATTATTAAATTTAGCCTCATTAGTAACGGCTAATGGTATTCTCATAGTCGCTGACGATCCTCAAGAGCATCGGTATATTCTCGGAGACTATATAGTACACCGCTCAATGAATGAATACCTCGCTCCCCTTCATAGAGTTGGTTTTAAACTTATAGAAAAAATTCCCTATAGATTCGCTGGGAACCCGAATGAGTTCTTGCTCTTTCAGAGGGTCTAA